One window of the Dreissena polymorpha isolate Duluth1 chromosome 5, UMN_Dpol_1.0, whole genome shotgun sequence genome contains the following:
- the LOC127831174 gene encoding histamine H1 receptor-like, with the protein MVLHAVRTERRLQTVSNMFIVSLAIADLIVGLVVMPISTVYIFTEHWLLGVAVCQIWIGVDYTASTASILNLFILSLDRYWSVRSPLKYLRKRTKKRAVLMITGVWCLSSMWIIPILGWHHFFYRGERTVPSNVCDTEYAKNSAFKVVTAFFNFYLPLAIMYCLYWKIFQEIRKRSEMELGQRNVKQGNMQISNMNTMDEISYYSDNILDSESTHSRQDDNQISQYPMGQSFSENSLANQLTSSHSYTAMKESGRRDLFLRTLMRTPKKLAKRNKRIKNRETVYRTRRPGKETCKIEYVYDENVIDAETEKIERYYYEDFSNKSTIHAKPSAVLVRNTSNASGDLSPMSTPISSCSSSEDRRKTNYTLTSGLKRIREAETIIDSMVTTAGKKTGQRNAFVFRDERIRRHSQSNSVLNIKNKIRNMKQSSALRKEIKAARQLGVIMGAFTLCFLPYFILFLVVAFCDGCIDQGLLLAMTWIGYLNSTLNPFLYPLCNANFRRKFRTMLQIRTKRAKYKNRNGFDKYSLTTARYD; encoded by the coding sequence GTGAGCAACATGTTCATTGTGTCCCTGGCAATAGCGGACCTGATCGTCGGACTGGTTGTCATGCCAATAAGCACAGTCTACATCTTCACTGAGCACTGGTTGCTAGGTGTTGCAGTCTGTCAGATCTGGATCGGAGTCGACTACACGGCCAGCACGGCGTCCATCTTGAACCTGTTCATACTGAGCCTGGACCGATACTGGTCCGTCAGGTCCCCGCTCAAGTACCTCCGAAAGAGAACAAAGAAGAGAGCGGTCCTGATGATTACCGGGGTTTGGTGCTTATCTTCAATGTGGATTATACCTATACTTGGATGGCATCATTTTTTCTACCGCGGAGAACGCACTGTGCCATCAAATGTTTGTGATACAGAGTATGCCAAAAATAGTGCATTCAAGGTTGTGacagcttttttcaatttttatcttCCTCTCGCAATCATGTATTGTTTATACTGGAAAATATTCCAAGAAATTCGCAAGCGATCTGAAATGGAATTAGGGCAGCGAAACGTTAAGCAAGGTAACATGCAGATTTCAAATATGAACACAATGGATGAGATATCATATTACAGCGACAACATTCTAGATTCTGAAAGCACACATAGTAGACAGGATGACAATCAAATTTCACAGTATCCCATGGGCCAGAGTTTCTCTGAGAATTCCCTTGCAAACCAGCTTACCAGTTCACATTCCTACACTGCGATGAAAGAATCTGGGCGAAGGGATCTGTTCTTACGAACATTAATGAGGACGCCAAAGAAATTAGCAAAAAGGAACAAACGTATAAAAAATAGAGAAACGGTGTACAGAACGAGGCGTCCTGGGAAAGAAACATGTAAAATTGAGTACGTCTACGATGAAAATGTCATAGATGCTGAAACAGAGAAAATAGAAAGATATTACTATGAAGATTTCTCAAACAAATCGACTATTCATGCCAAGCCCAGTGCTGTCCTCGTGCGAAACACCAGCAATGCCTCTGGGGACTTGTCCCCCATGAGTACCCCAATCAGTTCATGCTCAAGCAGTGAGGACAGGCGAAAAACAAATTACACTctcacaagtggattgaaacgtATAAGAGAGGCAGAGACCATAATTGATTCCATGGTTACCACGGCTGGTAAGAAGACTGGGCAACGGAATGCTTTCGTTTTTAGGGACGAGCGCATTCGGAGACATTCACAATCAAACAGCGtgctaaatataaaaaacaaaatcagAAACATGAAGCAAAGCTCAGCCCTAAGAAAAGAGATCAAAGCAGCACGGCAGCTAGGAGTGATAATGGGCGCATTTACTTTATGTTTTCTACCCTATTTTATTCTCTTTCTTGTCGTGGCGTTCTGTGATGGCTGCATTGACCAAGGACTTTTGTTAGCCATGACATGGATTGGATACTTGAACTCAACGCTTAATCCTTTCTTGTATCCTCTATGTAATGCCAATTTTCGGAGAAAATTCCGAACAATGTTGCAAATTAGAACGAAACGTGCAAAGTATAAGAATAGGAATGGATTTGATAAGTACAGTCTGACTACAGCGCGATatgattaa